A single window of Danio rerio strain Tuebingen ecotype United States chromosome 15, GRCz12tu, whole genome shotgun sequence DNA harbors:
- the nlrc3l gene encoding NLR family CARD domain-containing protein 3 isoform X3, whose amino-acid sequence MNREPTILDQSELQSEIQTEAEMDEEPNDREMDFQDQQNEGSAMDVQEEQAEAATVEDFDEIVEYSVEQRDPPPRPPEGAGLHFQHTHTAFTLRHVLMAMVRSLSQLHPSDMGYYKRSLSTHCRFKKNYATIKDLQDPLDVADKMIEICGQGEALYLTVRNLQSIGRDDLAVILRKTCRRVLLQHDLKIAHDRRYYSLYEGRCRPGQQRYISDVYVEPVTVIRGRRDVVNPENEVRKIPYTIEETAIRPADIFCPLPQDQKPVRTVIMTGVPACGLTVAISKFIIDWMEEKTNRDFQFIFPLPAKDLNFGKDKDRSFLEVISYFYGEAENIKFLEKEDCLCLFIIDSLEMCQHPLDFKNNKTITSAREPAKFDVLLTNLIKGTLLPHCKVWITSHVTDTYRIPSNLVDRYVELRGWTDDKKEEFFTKRTPEPELGRKVYNHMKRSKALEIICHLPLFSWMVAYIYERAFRDPEFGKHPPGITAFYSQYIVVQMNRSFEKYRGCNVDAQKWTDFDKNFTELMGKMAYRMIQEARDYFTVDDLQAVGLKYDDLKCRDGLTTEVKRESADVRTWVFKFVHVTVQEYIAAMYVYVAYRKNGKNVIEPNKMTSWLPGSNKDRSVIDLYRPAIDRALASPNGQWDMFLRFLIGLVTPGTEENLHGYQLNHYHPKAKGTEDVVKYIKKKMKDSLNSDRYKNLELCLVELEEGKEEVRR is encoded by the exons ATGAACAGAGAGCCCACGATCCTGGATCAATCTGAGCTGCAGAGCGAAATTCAGACAGAAGCAGAGATGGATGAAGAACCGAATGACAGAGAGATGGATTTTCAGGATCAACAGAACGAAGGCTCTGCAATGGATGTGCAGGAGGAGCAGGCGGAGGCTGCAACAGTTGAAGATTTTGATGAAATTGTTGAGTACTCTGTTGAACAGAGGGATCCTCCTCCTCGTCCACCAGAGGGCGCGGGTCTGCACTTTCAACATACACACACCGCCTTCACCCTGCGCCATGTGCTGATG GCCATGGTGAGAAGTCTCTCTCAGCTTCACCCGTCAGATATGGGCTATTATAAGCGCAGTCTGAGCACTCACTGCAGATTCAAGAAGAACTACGCCACGATCAAGGATCTGCAGGACCCGCTGGATGTGGCCGATAAGATGATCGAGATCTGCGGACAGGGGGAAGCTCTGTATCTCACTGTACGAAACCTCCAGAGCATCGGCAGAGACGATCTGGCTGTAATCCTGAGAAAGACCTGTAGAAGAG tCTTACTACAACATGACCTGAAAATTGCCCACGACAGACGCTATTACTCTCTTTATGAAGGCCGCTGTCGTCCGGGTCAGCAGCGCTACATTAGCGACGTCTACGTTGAACCGGTAACCGTAATCCGAGGCCGAAGAGATGTCGTAAACCCTGAGAACGAGGTCCGAAAGATACCGTACACAATCGAGGAGACCGCAATCAGACCCGCCGACATCTTCTGCCCCCTCCCTCAAGACCAAAAACCAGTCCGTACCGTCATAATGACAGGAGTCCCCGCCTGTGGTCTAACGGTGGCAATCAGCAAGTTCATTATCGATTGGATGGAGGAAAAAACCAATCGAGACTTTCAATTCATCTTCCCGCTGCCTGCAAAAGATCTGAACTTCGGAAAGGATAAAGATCGGAGCTTCCTAGAGGTTATCTCCTACTTTTACGGAGAAGCCGAAAACATTAAATTCCTTGAGAAGGAAGACTGTTTGTGTCTCTTCATTATCGACTCTTTAGAGATGTGTCAGCATCCGCTGGACttcaaaaataacaaaactaTAACAAGCGCTAGAGAGCCAGCAAAGTTTGACGTTCTTCTCACCAACTTAATCAAAGGCACGTTGCTTCCTCATTGCAAAGTTTGGATTACTAGCCACGTCACTGACACCTATCGAATCCCTTCAAATTTAGTCGACAGGTATGTTGAGTTACGAGGATGGACCGATGATAAAAAGGAAGAGTTCTTCACTAAGAGGACCCCCGAGCCGGAACTCGGGCGAAAAGTTTACAACCACATGAAACGCTCCAAAGCCCTGGAGATCATCTGCCATCTTCCTCTGTTCAGCTGGATGGTGGCGTATATCTACGAACGAGCATTTCGGGATCCTGAATTTGGCAAACATCCACCGGGGATTACGGCGTTTTATTCACAGTACATCGTGGTTCAGATGAACCGCTCGTTCGAGAAATATCGCGGATGCAACGTGGATGCGCAAAAGTGGACTGACTTTGACAAGAACTTCACGGAGCTGATGGGAAAGATGGCGTATCGGATGATTCAAGAAGCACGGGATTATTTTACGGTGGACGATTTGCAAGCTGTTGGTCTGAAATACGATGATTTGAAATGCCGAGATGGATTGACCACTGAGGTCAAGCGAGAAAGTGCCGACGTCAGGACGTGGGTTTTCAAGTTTGTCCACGTCACCGTCCAGGAGTACATCGCTGCTATGTATGTATACGTGGCGTACAGGAAAAACGGGAAGAATGTGATCGAACCGAACAAGATGACGTCTTGGTTGCCGGGTTCAAATAAGGATCGTTCTGTCATCGACTTGTACCGTCCTGCGATCGACCGTGCGCTGGCTTCCCCAAATGGACAGTGGGATATGTTTCTGCGCTTTCTGATTGGATTGGTGACTCCGGGAACCGAGGAGAACCTGCATGGATACCAGCTCAATCACTACCATCCCAAAGCCAAAGGCACGGAGGATGTTGTCAAATACATCAAGAAGAAGATGAAAGACAGCCTGAACTCGGACCGCTACAAAAACCTGGAGCTGTGTCTGGTGGAGCTGGAGGAAGGCAAAGAGGAGGTCAGGAGATGA
- the nlrc3l gene encoding NACHT, LRR and PYD domains-containing protein 3 isoform X1: MSNFAEDSDSDVDRDRMNRPPSSYGSMHSDDQDEDYFEDVASPPTRVRLQRPDSPETAITERTQTHQSSIHHSGGVYLTRQSITQEDFRSPAPPTREPTILDQSELQSEIQTEAEMDEEPNDREMDFQDQQNEGSAMDVQEEQAEAATVEDFDEIVEYSVEQRDPPPRPPEGAGLHFQHTHTAFTLRHVLMAMVRSLSQLHPSDMGYYKRSLSTHCRFKKNYATIKDLQDPLDVADKMIEICGQGEALYLTVRNLQSIGRDDLAVILRKTCRRVLLQHDLKIAHDRRYYSLYEGRCRPGQQRYISDVYVEPVTVIRGRRDVVNPENEVRKIPYTIEETAIRPADIFCPLPQDQKPVRTVIMTGVPACGLTVAISKFIIDWMEEKTNRDFQFIFPLPAKDLNFGKDKDRSFLEVISYFYGEAENIKFLEKEDCLCLFIIDSLEMCQHPLDFKNNKTITSAREPAKFDVLLTNLIKGTLLPHCKVWITSHVTDTYRIPSNLVDRYVELRGWTDDKKEEFFTKRTPEPELGRKVYNHMKRSKALEIICHLPLFSWMVAYIYERAFRDPEFGKHPPGITAFYSQYIVVQMNRSFEKYRGCNVDAQKWTDFDKNFTELMGKMAYRMIQEARDYFTVDDLQAVGLKYDDLKCRDGLTTEVKRESADVRTWVFKFVHVTVQEYIAAMYVYVAYRKNGKNVIEPNKMTSWLPGSNKDRSVIDLYRPAIDRALASPNGQWDMFLRFLIGLVTPGTEENLHGYQLNHYHPKAKGTEDVVKYIKKKMKDSLNSDRYKNLELCLVELEEGKEEVRR, encoded by the exons GGATAGGATGAACAGGCCTCCCAGCAGTTATGGCTCCATGCACAGCGATGATCAAGATGAGGACTACTTTGAGGATGTCGCATCACCACCCACAAG GGTCAGGCTTCAGCGGCCCGATTCACCAGAGACTGCCATTACtgaacgcacacaaacacaccagtcCAGCATACACCACAGTGGTGGAGTTTACCTCACACGACAATCCATTACGCAAGAAGATTTCCGCTCTCCTGCCCCTCCTACCAG AGAGCCCACGATCCTGGATCAATCTGAGCTGCAGAGCGAAATTCAGACAGAAGCAGAGATGGATGAAGAACCGAATGACAGAGAGATGGATTTTCAGGATCAACAGAACGAAGGCTCTGCAATGGATGTGCAGGAGGAGCAGGCGGAGGCTGCAACAGTTGAAGATTTTGATGAAATTGTTGAGTACTCTGTTGAACAGAGGGATCCTCCTCCTCGTCCACCAGAGGGCGCGGGTCTGCACTTTCAACATACACACACCGCCTTCACCCTGCGCCATGTGCTGATG GCCATGGTGAGAAGTCTCTCTCAGCTTCACCCGTCAGATATGGGCTATTATAAGCGCAGTCTGAGCACTCACTGCAGATTCAAGAAGAACTACGCCACGATCAAGGATCTGCAGGACCCGCTGGATGTGGCCGATAAGATGATCGAGATCTGCGGACAGGGGGAAGCTCTGTATCTCACTGTACGAAACCTCCAGAGCATCGGCAGAGACGATCTGGCTGTAATCCTGAGAAAGACCTGTAGAAGAG tCTTACTACAACATGACCTGAAAATTGCCCACGACAGACGCTATTACTCTCTTTATGAAGGCCGCTGTCGTCCGGGTCAGCAGCGCTACATTAGCGACGTCTACGTTGAACCGGTAACCGTAATCCGAGGCCGAAGAGATGTCGTAAACCCTGAGAACGAGGTCCGAAAGATACCGTACACAATCGAGGAGACCGCAATCAGACCCGCCGACATCTTCTGCCCCCTCCCTCAAGACCAAAAACCAGTCCGTACCGTCATAATGACAGGAGTCCCCGCCTGTGGTCTAACGGTGGCAATCAGCAAGTTCATTATCGATTGGATGGAGGAAAAAACCAATCGAGACTTTCAATTCATCTTCCCGCTGCCTGCAAAAGATCTGAACTTCGGAAAGGATAAAGATCGGAGCTTCCTAGAGGTTATCTCCTACTTTTACGGAGAAGCCGAAAACATTAAATTCCTTGAGAAGGAAGACTGTTTGTGTCTCTTCATTATCGACTCTTTAGAGATGTGTCAGCATCCGCTGGACttcaaaaataacaaaactaTAACAAGCGCTAGAGAGCCAGCAAAGTTTGACGTTCTTCTCACCAACTTAATCAAAGGCACGTTGCTTCCTCATTGCAAAGTTTGGATTACTAGCCACGTCACTGACACCTATCGAATCCCTTCAAATTTAGTCGACAGGTATGTTGAGTTACGAGGATGGACCGATGATAAAAAGGAAGAGTTCTTCACTAAGAGGACCCCCGAGCCGGAACTCGGGCGAAAAGTTTACAACCACATGAAACGCTCCAAAGCCCTGGAGATCATCTGCCATCTTCCTCTGTTCAGCTGGATGGTGGCGTATATCTACGAACGAGCATTTCGGGATCCTGAATTTGGCAAACATCCACCGGGGATTACGGCGTTTTATTCACAGTACATCGTGGTTCAGATGAACCGCTCGTTCGAGAAATATCGCGGATGCAACGTGGATGCGCAAAAGTGGACTGACTTTGACAAGAACTTCACGGAGCTGATGGGAAAGATGGCGTATCGGATGATTCAAGAAGCACGGGATTATTTTACGGTGGACGATTTGCAAGCTGTTGGTCTGAAATACGATGATTTGAAATGCCGAGATGGATTGACCACTGAGGTCAAGCGAGAAAGTGCCGACGTCAGGACGTGGGTTTTCAAGTTTGTCCACGTCACCGTCCAGGAGTACATCGCTGCTATGTATGTATACGTGGCGTACAGGAAAAACGGGAAGAATGTGATCGAACCGAACAAGATGACGTCTTGGTTGCCGGGTTCAAATAAGGATCGTTCTGTCATCGACTTGTACCGTCCTGCGATCGACCGTGCGCTGGCTTCCCCAAATGGACAGTGGGATATGTTTCTGCGCTTTCTGATTGGATTGGTGACTCCGGGAACCGAGGAGAACCTGCATGGATACCAGCTCAATCACTACCATCCCAAAGCCAAAGGCACGGAGGATGTTGTCAAATACATCAAGAAGAAGATGAAAGACAGCCTGAACTCGGACCGCTACAAAAACCTGGAGCTGTGTCTGGTGGAGCTGGAGGAAGGCAAAGAGGAGGTCAGGAGATGA
- the nlrc3l gene encoding NACHT, LRR and PYD domains-containing protein 3 isoform X2: MSNFAEDSDSDVDRMNRPPSSYGSMHSDDQDEDYFEDVASPPTRVRLQRPDSPETAITERTQTHQSSIHHSGGVYLTRQSITQEDFRSPAPPTREPTILDQSELQSEIQTEAEMDEEPNDREMDFQDQQNEGSAMDVQEEQAEAATVEDFDEIVEYSVEQRDPPPRPPEGAGLHFQHTHTAFTLRHVLMAMVRSLSQLHPSDMGYYKRSLSTHCRFKKNYATIKDLQDPLDVADKMIEICGQGEALYLTVRNLQSIGRDDLAVILRKTCRRVLLQHDLKIAHDRRYYSLYEGRCRPGQQRYISDVYVEPVTVIRGRRDVVNPENEVRKIPYTIEETAIRPADIFCPLPQDQKPVRTVIMTGVPACGLTVAISKFIIDWMEEKTNRDFQFIFPLPAKDLNFGKDKDRSFLEVISYFYGEAENIKFLEKEDCLCLFIIDSLEMCQHPLDFKNNKTITSAREPAKFDVLLTNLIKGTLLPHCKVWITSHVTDTYRIPSNLVDRYVELRGWTDDKKEEFFTKRTPEPELGRKVYNHMKRSKALEIICHLPLFSWMVAYIYERAFRDPEFGKHPPGITAFYSQYIVVQMNRSFEKYRGCNVDAQKWTDFDKNFTELMGKMAYRMIQEARDYFTVDDLQAVGLKYDDLKCRDGLTTEVKRESADVRTWVFKFVHVTVQEYIAAMYVYVAYRKNGKNVIEPNKMTSWLPGSNKDRSVIDLYRPAIDRALASPNGQWDMFLRFLIGLVTPGTEENLHGYQLNHYHPKAKGTEDVVKYIKKKMKDSLNSDRYKNLELCLVELEEGKEEVRR, encoded by the exons GATGAACAGGCCTCCCAGCAGTTATGGCTCCATGCACAGCGATGATCAAGATGAGGACTACTTTGAGGATGTCGCATCACCACCCACAAG GGTCAGGCTTCAGCGGCCCGATTCACCAGAGACTGCCATTACtgaacgcacacaaacacaccagtcCAGCATACACCACAGTGGTGGAGTTTACCTCACACGACAATCCATTACGCAAGAAGATTTCCGCTCTCCTGCCCCTCCTACCAG AGAGCCCACGATCCTGGATCAATCTGAGCTGCAGAGCGAAATTCAGACAGAAGCAGAGATGGATGAAGAACCGAATGACAGAGAGATGGATTTTCAGGATCAACAGAACGAAGGCTCTGCAATGGATGTGCAGGAGGAGCAGGCGGAGGCTGCAACAGTTGAAGATTTTGATGAAATTGTTGAGTACTCTGTTGAACAGAGGGATCCTCCTCCTCGTCCACCAGAGGGCGCGGGTCTGCACTTTCAACATACACACACCGCCTTCACCCTGCGCCATGTGCTGATG GCCATGGTGAGAAGTCTCTCTCAGCTTCACCCGTCAGATATGGGCTATTATAAGCGCAGTCTGAGCACTCACTGCAGATTCAAGAAGAACTACGCCACGATCAAGGATCTGCAGGACCCGCTGGATGTGGCCGATAAGATGATCGAGATCTGCGGACAGGGGGAAGCTCTGTATCTCACTGTACGAAACCTCCAGAGCATCGGCAGAGACGATCTGGCTGTAATCCTGAGAAAGACCTGTAGAAGAG tCTTACTACAACATGACCTGAAAATTGCCCACGACAGACGCTATTACTCTCTTTATGAAGGCCGCTGTCGTCCGGGTCAGCAGCGCTACATTAGCGACGTCTACGTTGAACCGGTAACCGTAATCCGAGGCCGAAGAGATGTCGTAAACCCTGAGAACGAGGTCCGAAAGATACCGTACACAATCGAGGAGACCGCAATCAGACCCGCCGACATCTTCTGCCCCCTCCCTCAAGACCAAAAACCAGTCCGTACCGTCATAATGACAGGAGTCCCCGCCTGTGGTCTAACGGTGGCAATCAGCAAGTTCATTATCGATTGGATGGAGGAAAAAACCAATCGAGACTTTCAATTCATCTTCCCGCTGCCTGCAAAAGATCTGAACTTCGGAAAGGATAAAGATCGGAGCTTCCTAGAGGTTATCTCCTACTTTTACGGAGAAGCCGAAAACATTAAATTCCTTGAGAAGGAAGACTGTTTGTGTCTCTTCATTATCGACTCTTTAGAGATGTGTCAGCATCCGCTGGACttcaaaaataacaaaactaTAACAAGCGCTAGAGAGCCAGCAAAGTTTGACGTTCTTCTCACCAACTTAATCAAAGGCACGTTGCTTCCTCATTGCAAAGTTTGGATTACTAGCCACGTCACTGACACCTATCGAATCCCTTCAAATTTAGTCGACAGGTATGTTGAGTTACGAGGATGGACCGATGATAAAAAGGAAGAGTTCTTCACTAAGAGGACCCCCGAGCCGGAACTCGGGCGAAAAGTTTACAACCACATGAAACGCTCCAAAGCCCTGGAGATCATCTGCCATCTTCCTCTGTTCAGCTGGATGGTGGCGTATATCTACGAACGAGCATTTCGGGATCCTGAATTTGGCAAACATCCACCGGGGATTACGGCGTTTTATTCACAGTACATCGTGGTTCAGATGAACCGCTCGTTCGAGAAATATCGCGGATGCAACGTGGATGCGCAAAAGTGGACTGACTTTGACAAGAACTTCACGGAGCTGATGGGAAAGATGGCGTATCGGATGATTCAAGAAGCACGGGATTATTTTACGGTGGACGATTTGCAAGCTGTTGGTCTGAAATACGATGATTTGAAATGCCGAGATGGATTGACCACTGAGGTCAAGCGAGAAAGTGCCGACGTCAGGACGTGGGTTTTCAAGTTTGTCCACGTCACCGTCCAGGAGTACATCGCTGCTATGTATGTATACGTGGCGTACAGGAAAAACGGGAAGAATGTGATCGAACCGAACAAGATGACGTCTTGGTTGCCGGGTTCAAATAAGGATCGTTCTGTCATCGACTTGTACCGTCCTGCGATCGACCGTGCGCTGGCTTCCCCAAATGGACAGTGGGATATGTTTCTGCGCTTTCTGATTGGATTGGTGACTCCGGGAACCGAGGAGAACCTGCATGGATACCAGCTCAATCACTACCATCCCAAAGCCAAAGGCACGGAGGATGTTGTCAAATACATCAAGAAGAAGATGAAAGACAGCCTGAACTCGGACCGCTACAAAAACCTGGAGCTGTGTCTGGTGGAGCTGGAGGAAGGCAAAGAGGAGGTCAGGAGATGA